Proteins encoded within one genomic window of Synechococcus sp. PCC 7335:
- a CDS encoding DUF1815 family protein, producing the protein MFVRLADQHRQFVQDLVLNLKAMAIVLEKRGYLASCYTCGDELNSASFMVSLGGDHLIRFLVSDYGITWTEMRDDRELMKLEGAEAINQLQELANLIKYQVSPAECEAIA; encoded by the coding sequence ATGTTTGTTAGACTTGCAGATCAGCACCGTCAGTTTGTTCAAGACCTCGTATTGAACTTGAAGGCAATGGCGATCGTGTTAGAGAAAAGGGGATACCTAGCCTCTTGCTACACATGTGGAGATGAGCTAAACAGTGCTTCCTTCATGGTGAGCTTAGGGGGGGATCATCTAATTAGATTCCTAGTCTCTGACTATGGAATTACGTGGACTGAGATGCGTGATGATCGCGAGCTGATGAAGCTAGAAGGAGCCGAGGCCATCAATCAGCTTCAAGAGCTTGCCAACTTGATTAAGTATCAGGTAAGTCCTGCTGAATGTGAGGCCATTGCCTAG
- a CDS encoding DUF2839 domain-containing protein codes for MGESRRRKQELGEKYGKPEPIMRGVPISKETAAKFVTWSSRGAWAGIVLMVAAWLTIRFIGPGFGWWTLAN; via the coding sequence ATGGGAGAATCCAGACGCCGTAAGCAAGAGCTAGGCGAAAAGTATGGCAAGCCCGAACCGATTATGCGTGGCGTGCCAATCAGCAAAGAAACTGCCGCTAAGTTTGTGACTTGGTCTAGCAGGGGCGCGTGGGCGGGTATTGTATTGATGGTCGCTGCCTGGTTAACAATTCGCTTCATCGGCCCGGGCTTTGGTTGGTGGACGCTTGCAAATTAG
- a CDS encoding prephenate/arogenate dehydrogenase — translation MKIGIIGLGLIGGCLGIDLKAAGHRIYGVARRVETCQQALDRNIVHYASVHLTSLAACDVVFICTPIATIVPTVIALAKILKPTAVVTDVGSVKAAVVELATDHWPLFVGGHPMSGKSENGLEAAEAGLFQGNSYVITPLEKPSSQTDSAAIALVEQLATQLGSLIYRCTPTAHDRAVAWISHLPVMVSSNLIHSASSEPDDTVRELAEKFASSGFRDTSRVGGGNPELGLMMVQYNRNEILRALKQYRQAIDHTIQALEIEDWSAIANQLNETKLARMRYVAPSSMTGS, via the coding sequence ATGAAAATTGGAATTATTGGATTGGGGTTGATCGGCGGCTGCCTAGGAATAGACCTAAAGGCGGCTGGCCATCGGATATACGGAGTAGCTCGGCGAGTAGAAACTTGCCAGCAGGCGCTTGATCGCAACATTGTCCACTATGCCAGTGTTCACCTCACAAGTCTTGCTGCTTGCGATGTTGTGTTCATATGCACACCGATTGCCACTATAGTGCCCACAGTGATAGCGCTCGCTAAGATCTTAAAGCCCACGGCTGTGGTGACGGATGTGGGGTCTGTGAAAGCAGCGGTCGTTGAACTAGCAACAGACCACTGGCCTTTGTTTGTTGGCGGTCATCCCATGAGTGGTAAAAGTGAGAATGGACTGGAGGCAGCCGAAGCGGGCTTATTTCAAGGAAATTCTTATGTCATTACTCCCTTAGAGAAACCTTCGTCACAAACCGACAGCGCTGCGATCGCACTGGTTGAGCAGCTAGCGACGCAACTTGGCTCACTGATCTACCGCTGCACACCAACAGCTCATGATCGAGCAGTCGCCTGGATCTCTCATCTGCCTGTGATGGTCAGCTCTAATCTGATTCATTCAGCCAGCAGCGAACCTGATGATACCGTCAGAGAACTCGCTGAAAAATTTGCTAGTTCTGGATTTAGAGACACCAGTCGAGTAGGCGGTGGCAATCCAGAGCTAGGATTAATGATGGTTCAGTACAACCGGAACGAAATATTACGAGCACTCAAGCAGTACCGCCAGGCTATCGACCACACCATCCAAGCATTAGAAATAGAAGATTGGAGTGCGATCGCCAATCAGCTAAACGAAACCAAGCTGGCAAGAATGCGCTACGTCGCCCCTAGCTCCATGACTGGCTCTTGA